One Syntrophorhabdales bacterium genomic region harbors:
- a CDS encoding metalloregulator ArsR/SmtB family transcription factor gives MDRIEVLSRLFNLLSEPNRLRILFIIGKEKKCVSDIIGETQLSQPLVSHHLRTLRESGVLVAERKAALVYYSLSDPRLIDLLQALSGIEVKGSRKQTGWTFPPMRFMQLWMKGGE, from the coding sequence ATGGATCGTATAGAGGTACTTTCTCGACTGTTTAACCTCCTGAGTGAGCCAAACCGCCTGAGGATTCTCTTCATCATCGGCAAAGAGAAGAAGTGCGTGAGCGACATCATCGGCGAGACGCAACTCTCTCAGCCTCTCGTCTCGCACCACCTTAGGACGCTCAGGGAGAGCGGTGTACTTGTGGCAGAAAGAAAGGCTGCTCTCGTCTACTACAGCCTTTCCGATCCGCGTCTCATAGACCTTCTGCAGGCCTTATCCGGGATAGAGGTAAAGGGGAGCAGGAAACAAACAGGGTGGACGTTTCCACCGATGCGCTTTATGCAGCTATGGATGAAAGGAGGTGAGTAG